ACCTCGCCGCCGGCGAGGGGCGCAACGCCATCTGGCTCGCCTCGCGCGGCTGGTCGGCGACCGCCGTCGACTTCTCGCAGGTGGCGCTCGACAAGGGGGCCCGGCTCGCCGACGGCCTCGACGTCACGTGGGTCCGCGCCGACGCCACGACGTGGCAGCCGCCCGCACCCGTCGACCTCGTCGTGATGGCCTACTTCCAGGTGCCGGCCGACGACCGTCGCCGCGCGGTGCGCGGTGCCGCGACGATGCTGGCGCCGGGCGGCACCCTGCTGCTGGTGGCGCACGACTCGACCAACCTCGCCGAGGGCACCGGTGGCCCGCAGGACCCGGCGGTGCTGATGAGCGCCGAGGACGTGCTGGCCGACCTCGAGGGGATCGAGGTCGAGGTGGTGCGCGCGGAGCGGGTGGCGCGGGAGGTCAGCGCGGCCGACGAGCACGGCGGCACCGAGCGGCGTACGGCCTGGGACTGCCTGGTGCGGGTGGTCCGGGCCCCCGAGCAGGCCTAACGGTCCTCGGAGTCGCTCGGGGTGGCGGAGCGGTCGACCGGCTCGTCACCGAACATCCCGGCGTCCTTGTTGGCCTGCGCCCTGCGCAGCTGCCGGACGAGGAAGAAGCCGATCGCCACCACGGCGAGGATCATGAAGATCCAGATCGCGAAGGCCAGCGGGCCGGCCTTGACCTCGGTGGGCTCGGGCGTCGGGTCGTCCACCAGCAGGATGAGCATCAGGTCGAGCATGGCTCCAGTCTCCCACCGACCGCCTAGGGCGCGGGCGTCGGGATGCCGGCGAACAGGTCGTCCTCCGGCAGGGCGCTCTCGACCTGGGAGTGCACGAGCTCGTAGTCCTCGGTCGGCCAGACCTTCTGCTGGATCTCACGCGGGATCGCGAACCACATGCCGTCGGGGTCGATCTGGGTGGCGTGGGCCAGCAGCGCCTGGTCGCGGACGCCGAAGAAGTCACCGCACGGCACCCGGGTGGTGATGCGGTCGTCCCACTCGGGCTCGCGCTCCCAGCTGGCCAGGCGCTCGGTGTAGGGCGACTCGAGGTCGTGGGCGAGCATCGCCTCGTGCAGGGCGTTGGTCTTCGCCCAGCTCCAGCCGTGGTGGTAGTAGAGCTTCAGCGGCTGCCACGGCTCCCCCGCGTCGGGGAACCGCTCGGGGGCCCCGGCCGCGTGGTAGGCGGCGACGGAGACCTCGTGGCAGCGGATGTGGTCGGGGTGCGGGTAGCCACCGCGCTCGTCGTACGTCGTCAGCACGTGGGGGCGGAAGTCGCGGATCAGCCGCACCAGGCGCTCGGTGGCCTGCTCGAGCGGGACGAGCGCGAAGCAGCCCTCCGGCAGCGGGGGCCTGGGGTCGCCCTCGGGCCAGCCGGAGTCGACGAAGCCGAGCCAGTCCTGGCGGATGCCGAGGATGTCGCGGGCGCGGTGCATCTCCTCGCGCCGGATCTCGGTGATGTTCTCCCACACCTCGGGGCGGTCCATCTTGGCGTTGAGCACCGACCCGCGCTCGCCGCCGGTGCAGGTGGCGACGTGGACGTCGACGCCCTCGGCGACGTACTTCGCCGTCGACGCGGCGCCCTTGCTCGACTCGTCGTCGGGGTGGGCGTGGACGTGCATCAGCCGGAGCCCGGTGCGGGGCTTTGCGGCAGGGGGTTGGGCCATGGGCGTGAGTCTAGGAGGCGCCGCTTAGGCTTGGACGCGTGACCACCGACCTCGCCGACCGCTACGGCGCTCCCGCCCGGTGGCGGCGACCGGTGACCATCACCCTCGCGGTGGCCCTCGCCGTGGTCGGCCTCGGCTGGCTCGGCTGGACGGCCTGGTTCCACAGCACCCCGGCGGCGACGTCCGAGCTGGTGACGTTCGAAGTCACCAGCGACTACGAGGTGGCCGCCCGCCTCGACGTGCAGCTCGACGACGGCGTCGACGCCAGCTGCCGCCTGCGGGCGCTGGCGGAGGACAAGACGGCCGTCGGCGAGCTCGAGTTCTCCCCCGTCGCAGGCGTCAACGAGGTGGTCATCCGCACCGAGCGGCGGGCCACGAGCGTGGAGAAGCTCGGCTGCACCGCACCCGGCCAGCCGCGCCCGCGCTGACGTCGGCCTGCGCTTTCGCGCCCGACTTGCTAACCTGATCGTTCTGCCCGTCCGGGTGCGCTGGCCGATCTCAGTCGCCGCGCCGACTCCGATCGGACGGATGACACCAACCGACCCGGTGCGGGGCCGCTGAGGCACACCCGCACGTGGTCCGACGCGAAGCAGGAGCAACGACATGACCGACCAGGGCACCATCTGGCTGACCCAGGAGGCCTACGACAAGCTGCAGGCCGAGCTCGACGACCTCAAGGGCCCCAAGCGCCAGGAGATCATCGAGAAGATCGCCGCCGCGCGCGACGAGGGCGACCTGAAGGAGAACAGCGGCTACCACGCCGCCAAGGACGACCAGGGCAAGCAGGAGGCCCGGATCCGCCAGCTCGAGGACATGCTGCGGCGTGCCGAGGTGGGCGAGACGCCTCCCGACGACGGTGTCGTCGAGCCCGGCATGGTCGTCACCGTCGACTTCGGTGGCGGCGACACCGAGAAGTTCCTCCTCGGCGCCCGCGAGAACCTCTCCGAGGGCGACACCCTCGACGTCTACTCGCCCGAGTCGGCGATGGGCGCCGCGATCAACGGCAAGTCCAAGGGCGACAAGGTGTCCTACACCGCGCCCACCGGCAAGGAGCTGAGCGTGACGATCGTCGACGCGGAGCCCTACAAGGCCTGAGCGTCACCGCTGCCGCCACTCCTCGGAGCGGTGAGTGAGACAGGTTCTGGAACCACAGAACCTGCAACACTCACCGCTCCACGGCATTTGGGCGTACGAGCGGTGTGTGCGGCAGGTTCCGACCGCTTGACGTCACCCGCGCAGAACCTGCGTCACTCACCGCTCAGTCGGCGAGGCGGTAGCCCCGCTCGCGCAGCCGGGACTTCAGGTGCTCGGCGTGCGCCTCGCCGCGGGTCTCGAGCTGGATCCGCACCTCGACCTCGTTGAGGGTCAGCGACGGGGAGATCCGCTCGTGGGCGACCTCGAGCACGTTGGCGCCCTCGGCGCCGACCTCGGCGAGCAGGGATGCGAGCCCGCCGGGGAGGTCGGGGATGCACACGCGGAGGTAGAGGTAGCGACCCGCGGCGGCGAGGCCGTGCCGGATCACCTTGCTCAGCAGCAGCGGGTCGATGTTGCCGCCCGACAGCACCGCGACGGCCGGCGTCTCGAAACCGGTCGGGTTGTCCAGCAGCGCCGCGACGGCGGCCGCGCCGGCAGGCTCGACCACCTGCTTGGCGCGCTCGATGAGGGCGAGGAGCGCGCGGGAGAGCGACTCCTCGGAGACCGTCACGACCTCGTCGACGTGGTCGCGCACGGCCGCGAAGGTGATGTCGCCGGGGCGACCGACCGCGATGCCGTCGGCCATCGTCTGCATCGACTCCAACGCCACCGGCTCCCCCGCGGCGAGCGAGCCGGGGTAGGCGGCGGCACCCTCGGCCTGGACCCCCACCACGCGTACGTCGGGTCGCAGCGCCTTGATCGCGATCGCGACCCCGGCCAGCAGCCCGCCGCCGCCGGTCGGCACCAGCACGGTGCGTACGTCGGGCGCCTGCTCGAGCACCTCGAGGCCGAGCGTGCCCTGGCCGGCGACGATGTCGACGTGGTCGAAGGGGTGGATCAGCACCGCCCCGGTCTCCTCGGCGAAGGCGCGCGCCGCGGCGAGCGAGTCCTCGAGGTAGCGGCCGTGGAAGACGACGTCGGCGCCGTAGCCGCGGGTCGCCTTCTCCTTGGGGATGGGCGCCCCCTCCGGCATGAAGACGGTGGAGGGGATGCCGAGCGTGGTCGCGGCGAGGGCGACGCCCTGCGCGTGGTTGCCCGCGGAGGCCGCCACCACGCCGTGCGCGCGCTCGTCGGCGGAGAGTCCGGCGATGCGGACGTAGGCGCCGCGCGACTTGAAGGACCCGGTGCGCTGGAGGTTCTCGCACTTCAGCGACACCCGGCCGCCGACGAGCGCGGAGAGCCAGCGCGACTCCTCCATCGGCGTGGTGACGGTGACGCCCTCGAGGAGCTCACGCGCGGCCACGATGTCGGCCAGGGTCACCTGCTCGGTCATGACGGGTCCTTGTGCGGCTGGAGGTCGGGCTGGAGGTCGGGGTGGTTGTCGCGCTCGGCGGACTCCCCGACCGGGCTGTCGTTGTCTGGCACCGCGTCGGGTGGGATCCCGTCGGTGGCGAGGTCGTCCAGGAGCGCCTCGTCGGCTTCGTCGCCGACGCCGGTGTAGGTCGCGAGGTGCTGCGCGACGGCGTTGGCGGCCGCGGCGAGGGGTACGGCGATGAGCGCGCCCGCGATGCCGGCCACCAGCACGCCGCAGCCGATCGCCACGATCACCCCCAGCGGGTGGAGGGAGACGAAGCGACCCATCAGGAAGGGCTGGAGGATGTGGCCCTCGATCTGCTGGACGACGATGACGCCGATCAGCATGAAGAGCGCGGTCAGCGGGCCCTGGTCGACGAGCGCGACGAGGATCGCGACACTGCCGGCGATGGTCGCGCCGATCATCGGGACGAAGGCGCCGAGGAAGACCAGCACGCCGATGGCGACCACGAAGGGCACGTCGAGGAACCAGGCGACGGCCATGATGCCGATCGCGTCGGCCATCGCCACCAGCACCGTCGCGCGGACGAACTGCGTGAGCGAGACCCACGCCACCCGGCCCGAGGCGTCGACGCGCTCGCGGGCGGCGCGGGGTGCCAGCCGCACGATCCACGACCAGATGCGGTCGCCGTCGGCGAGGAAGAAGTAGGTGGAGAACAGCACGATGAAGAACCCGGCCACCACGTGCCCGACCGCGGTGCCCACCTCGGTGACGCGGGTGACGACGCCGTCGGTGCCGGTGCTGTCGGTGACGGCGCTCTGGATCTCCTTGATGTAGCCGTCGAGCTGGGACTCGGAGACGTCGAGCGGTCCGCTGCGCAGCCAGTCGCGCACCTGGTCGAGGCCGGTGACGACCGAGTCGGCGAGGTCGCTGGCGCCCTGGGCGACCTGCTGGCCGACGAAGGTGAGCAGGAGCGCGACGGTGCCGATGCCCAGGACCATCACGATCCCGGCCGAGGGCCCGCGCGGCAGGCCGATGCGGCGCAGTGCGCTGACCACGGGCACCGCGAGGGCGGCGATGAGCAGCGAGATCGCGAGCGGCAGCGTGATGACGGCGAAGTAGCGCATCGTCCACAGCAGCCCGAGGGTGGCGACCACGATGACGATGAGGCGCCACGACCAGGCGGCGGCGAGGTCGAGGCCCCACGGCACCTGGGCGCGGCTGAAGTTGGAGGGGCCGGTCGTGAAGGCCGGCTCGCTGCGGCGCTCGGCGCGGGCCTGGACCCACTGCGCGACGATCCGCTCGGTCAGGCCGTCCTCGTCGTCACCGCGGCCCAGGGCGGCGAAGAGCCGACGGCGCCGCGACTCGTCGCTCTCCTCGGTCCCGTCGCGTCCGGACGGCTGGTCGCTCACGCCGCTCACGGTAGGCGATCCCCCGCCGTGGCGAGGCGGCGCACCAGCCGGTGCGCCGCGAGGGGGTGCTGCTCGGCGAGCAGCCCGGCGGCGGCCAGCACGTAGTCGCGGTCGACGACGACCTCCGGGTCGCGCGGGAGCTGCCAGCCGCCCTCGAAGGCGTCGCCGGTCGCGGGCAGCAGCACGCGGCGTACGGCGTCAGGGCCGCCGTGGCGCAGCACGCCACCGGAGCCGACCAGCAGGTCGACCTCGCGCAGGTCCTTGCCGCTGCGCTCGACGACGCGGCCCTCGGGGCTCACCACGACCTTGCTGCGTCCGGCGTGGCGCTCCAGCGCGATCCGCACCGCAGCGGCCGCGATCTCGAGGTCGGCGTCGCGCTCGTGGGCGTCGGCGGGGAGGAGGTCGGGCTGCTCGCGGCGGCGTACGGCGGCGACGTGCAGGTCGTCGCGGCCCGCGGCCTCCACCGTCGAGATCGCCGACCAGCGCATCCCGAGGTCCCCCTCGACGGTGCGGGTCACGGGCGTCGTCGCGACCACCTCGCGGGCGAGCCGGCTCTCCTCCGGGTCGAGCTCGACCACGCTGTGCACGTCTGTCGTGGCGCCGCCGACGTCGACGACGACCACGTCGCCCGCACCGGGGTGCTCGTCGTCGAGCCCGCGCGCGAGCAGCTCGACGCCGGTGAGCACGACGTCCGGGGTGGCACCGCGCACCAGGTCGGTGAAGGCACGGCCGCGGGAGTCGGTGCGGCTGCTGAGGTGCTTGCCGCCGATGACGTGGCTGAGGAAGATCTCGCGGATCGCACGCCGGGCACTGTCGGGGGCGAGCACACCGATGCGCGGGACGACGTTGTCGGCGAGGACGTACGGCGTCTGCGACTCCGCGAGCAGCTCGGCGACCAGCGGCTGGGAGTCGACGTTGCCGGCCACCACCACCGGCCCCGCCCACGGGGCCGCGGAGAGGAAGGCCGCATCGCCCTCGAGCACCTCGGCGTTGCCGCCGTCGGTGCCGCCGACGAGCAGGACGACGTCGGGCTCGGCCTGCCGGAGCGCGACGAGCTTGTCGGCGTCGAGGCCCCCATGGAGCACCAGCACCACCTTGCCGCCGCTGGACAGCGCGACGCGGCGCCCGGCCTCGGCGGTCACGAGCTCCTCGTTGCCGACGACCGCGATGCGCAGCCCGCCGCCGGCGCTGGAGCAGGCCAGCACGTCGGACTCGGGGGCGCGGGGGTCCTGCTCGGTGAGTGCGCGCATGCAGGCGTCGTACCCGTCGAGCACGTCGCCATCCCCCGCCGCGTCCGGGAGGGTGGTCGGGTGGCTGGCCGACGCGAGCAGGTCGCCGGTCGCCAGGTCGACCAGGGCGGCCTTGGTGAAGGTCGAACCGAAGTCGACGCAGACCACGGACGTCGCTGCGGTGCTCACACCACCACCGAGATGCCGGCGGCCACGACGACGACCAGGACGGCGAGGGCCATCAGGTGGACCGTGGTGCCGGCGGGCAGGTCGTGGCCGGCACGGATCGCGCGGTCCGCCTGCCGGAAGCGCAGCCAGCCCCCGGCGGCCGCCACGGCCGCGGAGGCGAGGAGCAGCAGGCCCAGCAGGCGCTGCGACCACGACGGCTCGAGCAGGTGGAAGACCGCCAGGGAGGCGGCGACCAGGCCGACGGCGGTGCGCTCGTAGGCCAGGAAGGTCCGCTCGTTGGCGAGCGAGAAACGGATGTCGGGCTCGACGGGAGTGGCCACCGGGCTCAGCCCAGCGACCGGTCGAGGTCGGCGACGAGGTCCTCGATGCTCTCGATGCCGACGCTGAGCCGGATGAGGTCGGCCGGGACCTCGAGGTCCGTGCCGGCCACGCTGGCGTGGGTCATCCGCCCGGGGTGCTCGATGAGCGACTCGACGCCGCCGAGCGACTCGCCGAGGGTGAAGACCTCCGCGCGCTCGCAGACCGCGAGGGCCTGCTGCTCGCCGCCGGCGACGCGGAAGGAGATCATCCCGCCGAAGCGCTTCATCTGGCGCGCGGCGACGTCGTGGCCCGGGTGGGCGGCGAGGCCGGGGTAGATGACCTCGGTGACCCGAGGGTCGCCGTCGAGGAACTCCACGACCCGCTCCGCGTTGTCGCAGTGGCGGTCCATGCGGACGCCGAGCGTCTTGAGGCCCCGGTGGGTGAGGAAGGCGTCGAAGGGCCCGGCCACCGCGCCCATGGCGTTCTGGTGGAAGCCGATCTTCTCGGCGAGGTCGAGGTCACGGACCACGACCGCGCCGCCCACCACGTCGCTGTGCCCGCCGACGTACTTGGTGGTGGAGTGGACCACCACGTCGGCGCCGAGCGTCAGCGGCTGCTGGAGGTAGGGCGAGGCGAAGGTGTTGTCGACGACCAGCAGCGCACCGGCGTCGTGGGCCGCCGCCGCCAGCGCCTCGATGTCGCCGATGGTGAGCATCGGGTTGGTGGGCGTCTCGACCCACACCAGCTTCGTGCGTCCGGGCTCGATCGCCGCGGCGACGGCATCGGTGTCGGCAACGGGCGCGGGGGTGTGGGCGGTGCCCCAGAGCCTCGCGACCTTGTCGAAGAGGCGGAACGTGCCGCCGTAGGCGTCGTCCGGGATCACGACATGGTCGCCGGGAGCGGTGAGCGCCCGGATGATGGCGTCCTCGGCGGCGAGGCCGGAGGCGAAGGCGAACCCCTTCTCGCCGTCCTCGACGGCCGCGAGCGCCCCCTCGAGCGCCGTACGCGTGGGGTTGGCCGAGCGGCTGTACTCGTAGCCGCCGCGGAGGCCGCCGACACCGTCCTGCTTGTAGGTGCTGCTGGCGTAGATGGGCGGGTTGACCGCCCCGGTCATCGCGTCGGGCTCGTAGCCGGCGTGGATCGCACGCGTCTCGAACCCGGACTTGTTGGCATGTTCCTGGCTCACACCGCGAGCGTAGACCCCGCGGGCCCCGCTGCGGACAGCGGAACGGCCGCCGTGCCCCCCGGCGCGGCGGCCGTTTGCCGGCCGAGCGAGGTCCGTCCCTACTCGACGCTGGCGGGTGACCCCCGGTCCGGCGTGGTGAGCGAGCCGCCGTCGGGCCGTGTGGTCGAGACACCGGCCGCGCCGCCGGGGTTGAGTGCCCAGCTGCCGTAGGCCTGGGCACGACCAGCCGCGGCCGAGACGGCGTACATCGTCAGACCCCACGGGTCGGCGGTGCCGGTCGCGCCGAGAACGCAGTTCGCGCCAGCTCCCTTGCACGTGTAGTAGCCGCTCACGTTCTGCTTGCCAGCGACGAAGATGCACAGGTTGCCCGGCAAGGCACCCGGCGTGGCAGCGTTGCCCGAGCAACCGGCGGGCACCACCCCGGTGTCGATCACGTGGACAGTTGGCGCGACCTTCAGCTGGACCGGAAAGGCGATGTCCGCCGTGGCGTACGCGCCCGCCCCCGGTACATAGGAATGGGCAAGGAAGGAACCGCGGTAGGTGGTCGGGACGGGAACGTACTTCGCGTCGGTCTCGGCCTTGGTGTACGACGACCCGGCGCCGGCGTACTTCGCGTCGCTCTCGGCCTTGGTGTAGCCCGAGCCGGCGGTCTCGTAGGACCCCTTCGGCTGGTACTTCGCGTTGCTCTGCGCCTTGGTGTAGTAGCGCTTGTCCGCGAGGGGCTTGAGGTTCTTCTTCCAGATCTTCTTCCAGCTGGTGGCCACTGCGCTGCTGACCTGGGCACCGGCGGGCGTGACGGCCATCAGGCCTCCACCGACCAGGACCCCGACCAGGAGGGCGACGAGGGCCCTCCGCGCCGATCGACGAGACGACATGGGCGTTCCTTTCCACGAGACGAGCTGTTGGGACCACCGTCCTCCTGCCCGTCGCCCCGCGCATCGGTGGCAGTACGACGACTAGACCGCGTAATTTCACCGATGCCCGCGCCTCGTCGCGGAGGACTTGTCCGCCGAGGGAGGATGGGGCCATGTTCGGATTCGGCAAGCCCAGCACCCTGCCCACCCCCGACCAGGCCCTGCCGGGTCGCGCGGAGTCGATGTGGAGCCTCGGGGAGCACGTCGTCCTGCACACGCCGGTGGTCACCGACGAGGCGCCCGCCGGCCACGAGGTCGCGATCCTCGGCCTCGGCTGCTTCTGGGGCGCGGAGGAGATCTATTGGCAGCTGCCCGGCGTGTGGTCCACGTCGGTCGGCTACGCCGGCGGCAGCACGCCGCACCCGACCTACGAGGAGGTGTGCAGCGGCCGCACCGGCCACACCGAGGCGATCCGTGTGGTCTTCGACCCGACGGTCGTGTCCTACGCCGACCTGCTCAAGAAGTTCTTCGAGATCCACGACCCGACCCAGGGCATGCGCCAGGGCAACGACGTCGGCACCCAGTACCGCTCCGCGATCTACTGGACGACCCCCGAGCAGGAGCAGACCGCCCGCGAGCTGACCAAGGTGTACGGCGAGGAGCTCGCACGCCGCGGCCTCGGCGAGATCACCACGGAGATCCGCCCGTCGAGCCAGACGCCGTACTTCTACGCCGAGGACGCCCACCAGCAGTACCTGGCCAAGAACCCCTTCGGCTACCGCTGCCACGCCAACACGGGAGTGAAGTTCCCCGAGACCGCCTGACCGGGCTGTCGATCTCCGGGGTCCTCGTCCGTCACAGTGGTGACAGGCCGCACGCGGCGGCCCCGACGGAGGAGGTCCCATGACCCGGTACGCCATCTACTTCCACCAGCAGTGGGTCGGGGACCACGACGAGGAGTGGTTCCGGAGCCGGGTCGAGCCGTCCACGGCCGTGGTCCGCGAGATGGAGGAGGCAGGCGTCCTCGTCTTCGCGGGCGGGCTCGTGGAGGACATGGACCACGCCTTCAGCGCCGACGGGACCAGCGGGACGATGGTCGTCACCGACGGGCCCTACACCGAGACGACCGAGCAGCTCGGCGGGATCACGGTCATCGAGGTCCCCGACGTCGACACCGCGAAGATGTGGGCGGCCCGGGTCGCCGAGGGGTGCGGGTGGCCTCAGGAGGTCCGGGTCGTCATGTGACGACCCGGACCACGCTCACCGCGCGACCCACTCGGTGAAGCTGCGCGGCTCGCCGAGCCAGTCGCGTCGCGTGTTGCTGCCGTCGGGGCGCGAGCCCGCGACCTTCACCGCGACGCGGACCTCGTCGGGCGAGCCGAGCGCCGCGCGGGAGATCCGCATCCGCACCTGCTCGCGGTCGTAGTCGATCCGCATCGCGTACGACCCCTCGACGGGTTCGCCCCACGAGGCGTTGGAGAAGCCGTCGACCTCGACCAGCTGGTAGTCCGTGCCGACGAAGTAGCCGCCGGCGAAGACGTGCTCCGGGCCGGGGTCGGCGGGGTCGGTGTCGAGGTAGACCGCGCCGGACGAGCCGGAGCGGAAGGACTCGCGCAGGTCGGTGTGGGTCGTCGTGACGACGATGTTGCGGGCCTTGTGCTCGACCTGCACCGACCGGAGGTCGGCGCCGTGGGCGAGGTCCTTCGGGTCCTTGACGCCGATGCTGTCGGCGCTGGCCGGGGCGAGCTGGGTCAGGGCGAGGGTGGCGGCGAGCGCCAGGGTGGCGGAGCCGAGGATGGTGGTGCGCATGGTGCTTGTTCCGTTCTCACAGGTGCCCCCGCGAGCCGGGGTGCACAGTGAGGACGCGTCCACGCCGCCGGAGGTTGCCTCTGATCCTTCGTCCGCCTGACATGATCCGGTTGCGCAGCAGGACCCGTCCGACCGAGGAGTCGCGTGCCCGCCCCATCGCCGTACCGTCACACCGTCGCCGCCTGGCTGGTCCACGCCTACACGGCCTCCGGGGTCGTCCTGGCCTTCCTGATGTTCGTCGCCGTCATGGAGGGCGACACCGTCCGCGCGCTCTGGCTGTTCCTCGTCGCGATGGTCGTCGACGGCACCGACGGCATGCTCGCGCGCTGGGTGCAGGTCAAGCGGTACGTCCCGTCGTTCGACGGCGCGCTCCTGGACAACATCGTCGACTACATCACCTACGCCTTCATGCCGATGCTCCTGCTGTGGAGCGCGGGCTACCTCGGCGACGGGACCTCGGCGACCGTGCTCGCGGCGATCCCGCTGCTCGCCTCGGCCTACCAGTTCTGCCGGGTCGACGCGAAGACCGAGGACCACCTGTTCCTCGGCTTCCCCAGCTACTGGAACATCGCCGCGTTCTACGTCGTGGTGCTCGACCTCCGGCCCGCCACCGTCGCCGTCGTGCTGCTGGTG
This sequence is a window from Nocardioides sp. S5. Protein-coding genes within it:
- a CDS encoding class I SAM-dependent methyltransferase, whose translation is MDADAWDQRYSASELVWSREPNQFVATELADLPPGTAVDLAAGEGRNAIWLASRGWSATAVDFSQVALDKGARLADGLDVTWVRADATTWQPPAPVDLVVMAYFQVPADDRRRAVRGAATMLAPGGTLLLVAHDSTNLAEGTGGPQDPAVLMSAEDVLADLEGIEVEVVRAERVAREVSAADEHGGTERRTAWDCLVRVVRAPEQA
- the mca gene encoding mycothiol conjugate amidase Mca — its product is MAQPPAAKPRTGLRLMHVHAHPDDESSKGAASTAKYVAEGVDVHVATCTGGERGSVLNAKMDRPEVWENITEIRREEMHRARDILGIRQDWLGFVDSGWPEGDPRPPLPEGCFALVPLEQATERLVRLIRDFRPHVLTTYDERGGYPHPDHIRCHEVSVAAYHAAGAPERFPDAGEPWQPLKLYYHHGWSWAKTNALHEAMLAHDLESPYTERLASWEREPEWDDRITTRVPCGDFFGVRDQALLAHATQIDPDGMWFAIPREIQQKVWPTEDYELVHSQVESALPEDDLFAGIPTPAP
- a CDS encoding DUF4307 domain-containing protein, with translation MTTDLADRYGAPARWRRPVTITLAVALAVVGLGWLGWTAWFHSTPAATSELVTFEVTSDYEVAARLDVQLDDGVDASCRLRALAEDKTAVGELEFSPVAGVNEVVIRTERRATSVEKLGCTAPGQPRPR
- the greA gene encoding transcription elongation factor GreA, with amino-acid sequence MTDQGTIWLTQEAYDKLQAELDDLKGPKRQEIIEKIAAARDEGDLKENSGYHAAKDDQGKQEARIRQLEDMLRRAEVGETPPDDGVVEPGMVVTVDFGGGDTEKFLLGARENLSEGDTLDVYSPESAMGAAINGKSKGDKVSYTAPTGKELSVTIVDAEPYKA
- the ilvA gene encoding threonine ammonia-lyase, producing the protein MTEQVTLADIVAARELLEGVTVTTPMEESRWLSALVGGRVSLKCENLQRTGSFKSRGAYVRIAGLSADERAHGVVAASAGNHAQGVALAATTLGIPSTVFMPEGAPIPKEKATRGYGADVVFHGRYLEDSLAAARAFAEETGAVLIHPFDHVDIVAGQGTLGLEVLEQAPDVRTVLVPTGGGGLLAGVAIAIKALRPDVRVVGVQAEGAAAYPGSLAAGEPVALESMQTMADGIAVGRPGDITFAAVRDHVDEVVTVSEESLSRALLALIERAKQVVEPAGAAAVAALLDNPTGFETPAVAVLSGGNIDPLLLSKVIRHGLAAAGRYLYLRVCIPDLPGGLASLLAEVGAEGANVLEVAHERISPSLTLNEVEVRIQLETRGEAHAEHLKSRLRERGYRLAD
- a CDS encoding AI-2E family transporter is translated as MSDQPSGRDGTEESDESRRRRLFAALGRGDDEDGLTERIVAQWVQARAERRSEPAFTTGPSNFSRAQVPWGLDLAAAWSWRLIVIVVATLGLLWTMRYFAVITLPLAISLLIAALAVPVVSALRRIGLPRGPSAGIVMVLGIGTVALLLTFVGQQVAQGASDLADSVVTGLDQVRDWLRSGPLDVSESQLDGYIKEIQSAVTDSTGTDGVVTRVTEVGTAVGHVVAGFFIVLFSTYFFLADGDRIWSWIVRLAPRAARERVDASGRVAWVSLTQFVRATVLVAMADAIGIMAVAWFLDVPFVVAIGVLVFLGAFVPMIGATIAGSVAILVALVDQGPLTALFMLIGVIVVQQIEGHILQPFLMGRFVSLHPLGVIVAIGCGVLVAGIAGALIAVPLAAAANAVAQHLATYTGVGDEADEALLDDLATDGIPPDAVPDNDSPVGESAERDNHPDLQPDLQPHKDPS
- a CDS encoding glutamate mutase L, which codes for MSTAATSVVCVDFGSTFTKAALVDLATGDLLASASHPTTLPDAAGDGDVLDGYDACMRALTEQDPRAPESDVLACSSAGGGLRIAVVGNEELVTAEAGRRVALSSGGKVVLVLHGGLDADKLVALRQAEPDVVLLVGGTDGGNAEVLEGDAAFLSAAPWAGPVVVAGNVDSQPLVAELLAESQTPYVLADNVVPRIGVLAPDSARRAIREIFLSHVIGGKHLSSRTDSRGRAFTDLVRGATPDVVLTGVELLARGLDDEHPGAGDVVVVDVGGATTDVHSVVELDPEESRLAREVVATTPVTRTVEGDLGMRWSAISTVEAAGRDDLHVAAVRRREQPDLLPADAHERDADLEIAAAAVRIALERHAGRSKVVVSPEGRVVERSGKDLREVDLLVGSGGVLRHGGPDAVRRVLLPATGDAFEGGWQLPRDPEVVVDRDYVLAAAGLLAEQHPLAAHRLVRRLATAGDRLP
- a CDS encoding DUF202 domain-containing protein, producing the protein MATPVEPDIRFSLANERTFLAYERTAVGLVAASLAVFHLLEPSWSQRLLGLLLLASAAVAAAGGWLRFRQADRAIRAGHDLPAGTTVHLMALAVLVVVVAAGISVVV
- a CDS encoding cystathionine gamma-synthase, with translation MSQEHANKSGFETRAIHAGYEPDAMTGAVNPPIYASSTYKQDGVGGLRGGYEYSRSANPTRTALEGALAAVEDGEKGFAFASGLAAEDAIIRALTAPGDHVVIPDDAYGGTFRLFDKVARLWGTAHTPAPVADTDAVAAAIEPGRTKLVWVETPTNPMLTIGDIEALAAAAHDAGALLVVDNTFASPYLQQPLTLGADVVVHSTTKYVGGHSDVVGGAVVVRDLDLAEKIGFHQNAMGAVAGPFDAFLTHRGLKTLGVRMDRHCDNAERVVEFLDGDPRVTEVIYPGLAAHPGHDVAARQMKRFGGMISFRVAGGEQQALAVCERAEVFTLGESLGGVESLIEHPGRMTHASVAGTDLEVPADLIRLSVGIESIEDLVADLDRSLG
- the msrA gene encoding peptide-methionine (S)-S-oxide reductase MsrA; the protein is MFGFGKPSTLPTPDQALPGRAESMWSLGEHVVLHTPVVTDEAPAGHEVAILGLGCFWGAEEIYWQLPGVWSTSVGYAGGSTPHPTYEEVCSGRTGHTEAIRVVFDPTVVSYADLLKKFFEIHDPTQGMRQGNDVGTQYRSAIYWTTPEQEQTARELTKVYGEELARRGLGEITTEIRPSSQTPYFYAEDAHQQYLAKNPFGYRCHANTGVKFPETA
- a CDS encoding YciI family protein encodes the protein MTRYAIYFHQQWVGDHDEEWFRSRVEPSTAVVREMEEAGVLVFAGGLVEDMDHAFSADGTSGTMVVTDGPYTETTEQLGGITVIEVPDVDTAKMWAARVAEGCGWPQEVRVVM
- a CDS encoding CDP-alcohol phosphatidyltransferase family protein, with the translated sequence MPAPSPYRHTVAAWLVHAYTASGVVLAFLMFVAVMEGDTVRALWLFLVAMVVDGTDGMLARWVQVKRYVPSFDGALLDNIVDYITYAFMPMLLLWSAGYLGDGTSATVLAAIPLLASAYQFCRVDAKTEDHLFLGFPSYWNIAAFYVVVLDLRPATVAVVLLVCAVLVFVPVGYVYPSRTTMLQRTTLALTCLWLASYAVLLVQLPDPSPVWLAISVAYVVYYVALSLHLTTRRSRAVPAGT